The proteins below come from a single Candidatus Zixiibacteriota bacterium genomic window:
- a CDS encoding efflux RND transporter permease subunit, whose translation MKLSEIGLENPFLLIVLVLAIFVIGVASLGRIPIDLLPQFKTPAVQILTFYPGMPPEVMERDIMSRLERWTGQSVGIEHQEGKSMLGVCVVKDFFHEDVSLETAISQVSSYAMSDLYYLPPGTVPPMVMPFDPTASMPLCLVSVSSPTMTEKEIYDIAYFELRNRLQSVRGVIAPAVYGGVLRRILAYVDPEKLEARGLSPMDVVDALRRQNVLIPAGNMKAGEIDYQIFANSMPEHVEDLNDIPIKVVDGRPVFLRDVAKAKDSHQIQTNIVRVNGRRQVYIPVYRQPGANTLAIVDDIKRNTGQILERLREMNPKAKDLSLEVVLDQSVYVRSSIKGLVMAGVLGALLAALVVVAFLRSARSALAVGLAVPTAVFGAVIGLYYSGGTINAMTLGGMALAIGIIIDQSIVILENVVRHLRMGKTSRQAAVDGAKEVGLPILVSTITFVVVFYPIVFLTGVAKFLFTPLAIAATLAVIVSYFFALVAVPAYCWRFLGSRGKSARTDEHSDWTQRLAERYAQFVGKMLRRRWAILAGAALAFVLALFVLINLGRELFPPVDAKQFQITARLPAGTRIEQTESVMHRIEGDIIAMTGEADPEYPKIENHPESDLRMLITNIGVLMDWPAAYTPNSGPMDAFVLVQLKGKSGHRPTFELIAELRESLNKKYPGVEFAFDAGGMVSSALNFGEPAPVHFQVAGSDLQTTSRIANIVTDQMRLIPGVADARIAQKLDYPTLEVEIDRTKAAFVGLDVERIVTNLVTATNSSVGFRPAFWIDERNGNHYFMGAQYEESDMVSFETIRDIPLTSAGTRDPVLLRNVADFHRSIGPSQVNHQNITRVIDIYAAAEAGYPVGSLVEEIEDALHKNSDLRLVARTSDRGDYWEVGGKEFAGKGYTLTASGEANIMRSAFRQFGFGLFIATVLVYLVMVAQLRSFIDPLIVMLAVPLGFIGVAAILGVTGTALSIQSLMGIIMMVGIVVQYSIIMVDFANHHVSQGLMVREAIIQSARDRLRPILMTSSAALLALLPMALGLEGGEVNMPLARAIVGGVVGAALILLVLPCLYVTLKRQPAIAQSAQQD comes from the coding sequence ATGAAACTCTCCGAAATCGGGCTTGAGAACCCATTTCTCCTCATTGTTCTCGTTCTCGCCATCTTCGTGATCGGCGTGGCTTCGCTCGGACGTATCCCCATTGACCTTCTGCCTCAGTTCAAGACCCCAGCGGTCCAAATCCTGACGTTCTATCCGGGCATGCCGCCGGAGGTCATGGAACGCGACATCATGAGCCGGTTGGAGCGTTGGACGGGGCAGTCGGTCGGGATCGAGCACCAAGAAGGCAAGTCAATGCTCGGCGTCTGCGTGGTCAAGGATTTCTTCCACGAGGACGTCTCGCTTGAGACAGCAATCAGTCAGGTGAGCTCTTATGCGATGTCTGATTTGTACTACCTGCCTCCGGGAACCGTTCCGCCGATGGTCATGCCGTTTGATCCGACCGCCTCGATGCCGCTGTGTTTGGTCAGTGTGTCGAGTCCGACGATGACGGAGAAGGAAATCTACGACATCGCCTACTTTGAATTGAGAAATCGTCTACAGTCGGTGCGGGGGGTGATCGCGCCGGCCGTGTATGGCGGCGTGCTTCGCCGGATCCTTGCATATGTCGATCCCGAGAAACTGGAGGCGCGTGGACTCTCTCCCATGGACGTTGTCGATGCGCTCCGCAGGCAGAATGTCCTCATCCCCGCCGGCAATATGAAGGCGGGGGAGATTGACTATCAGATCTTTGCTAATTCGATGCCCGAGCACGTCGAGGATCTGAACGACATTCCCATCAAGGTCGTCGACGGAAGGCCCGTCTTTCTTCGTGATGTGGCCAAGGCCAAAGACAGTCATCAGATCCAAACGAACATCGTCCGTGTCAATGGCCGTCGCCAGGTTTATATCCCGGTGTACCGCCAGCCGGGAGCGAACACCCTTGCCATCGTCGACGACATCAAGCGCAACACCGGCCAGATTCTCGAACGACTCCGGGAAATGAATCCAAAGGCGAAGGATCTCAGTCTGGAGGTCGTTCTCGATCAGTCAGTATATGTGCGGAGTTCGATCAAAGGTCTCGTTATGGCCGGAGTTCTTGGGGCTCTGCTTGCCGCGCTTGTGGTTGTGGCGTTCTTGCGGAGCGCCCGCTCGGCGCTCGCGGTCGGATTGGCCGTTCCCACCGCCGTGTTCGGGGCCGTCATCGGCCTGTACTACTCCGGAGGGACGATCAATGCCATGACGCTGGGCGGGATGGCACTGGCGATTGGGATCATTATTGACCAGTCGATTGTCATCCTCGAAAACGTCGTGCGACATCTGCGCATGGGCAAAACTTCGCGCCAGGCCGCCGTCGATGGCGCAAAGGAAGTGGGGTTGCCGATTCTTGTTTCGACGATCACGTTCGTAGTGGTCTTCTACCCGATTGTGTTCCTGACCGGCGTGGCGAAGTTCCTCTTTACTCCGTTGGCAATCGCCGCAACACTGGCTGTGATCGTCTCCTACTTCTTCGCCTTGGTGGCAGTTCCGGCCTATTGCTGGAGGTTTCTTGGTTCCCGTGGAAAAAGCGCCAGAACAGACGAACATTCGGACTGGACTCAGCGTCTTGCCGAGCGGTATGCGCAGTTCGTCGGCAAGATGCTCCGTCGGCGTTGGGCGATCCTGGCCGGGGCCGCACTGGCGTTTGTCCTCGCGCTTTTCGTCTTGATCAATCTGGGACGCGAGCTCTTCCCGCCAGTGGATGCTAAGCAGTTTCAGATCACAGCCCGTCTTCCGGCAGGGACACGCATCGAGCAGACTGAGTCGGTCATGCACCGGATCGAGGGCGACATCATCGCCATGACTGGCGAAGCCGATCCGGAATACCCCAAGATCGAGAATCATCCAGAATCCGATTTGCGCATGCTCATCACGAACATTGGCGTGCTTATGGATTGGCCGGCGGCCTACACGCCGAACAGCGGCCCGATGGATGCCTTCGTCCTTGTGCAATTGAAGGGCAAGAGCGGCCACAGACCGACGTTCGAGTTGATCGCCGAATTGCGAGAATCCCTGAATAAGAAGTACCCTGGAGTCGAATTCGCATTCGATGCGGGGGGCATGGTCTCCTCGGCGCTGAACTTCGGTGAACCCGCCCCAGTGCATTTCCAGGTTGCCGGGAGCGACCTGCAGACGACCTCACGGATCGCCAATATCGTCACCGACCAGATGCGACTGATCCCCGGGGTGGCCGATGCCCGCATCGCCCAAAAGCTGGATTACCCCACGCTCGAAGTCGAGATCGACCGCACCAAGGCCGCATTCGTAGGTCTAGACGTGGAACGCATCGTCACGAACCTGGTGACGGCCACGAACTCGAGCGTCGGATTTCGACCCGCGTTCTGGATCGATGAGCGCAACGGCAATCACTATTTCATGGGCGCTCAGTATGAGGAAAGCGACATGGTCTCGTTTGAGACCATCAGGGACATTCCGCTCACGAGTGCCGGAACCCGGGATCCAGTCCTGCTTCGCAATGTCGCTGATTTCCACCGCAGCATCGGCCCTTCGCAGGTCAATCACCAGAACATCACGCGCGTGATTGATATCTACGCCGCTGCAGAAGCGGGATATCCCGTGGGATCGTTGGTCGAGGAGATCGAGGACGCCTTGCATAAGAACAGCGATCTGAGGTTGGTGGCCCGCACATCCGACCGCGGCGACTATTGGGAAGTTGGCGGGAAGGAATTTGCCGGCAAGGGCTATACACTCACGGCCAGCGGCGAGGCAAACATCATGCGCAGCGCCTTCCGCCAGTTTGGGTTTGGTTTGTTCATCGCCACTGTGCTCGTTTATCTGGTCATGGTGGCGCAACTCCGCTCGTTCATTGATCCTCTAATCGTCATGCTGGCGGTTCCACTCGGATTCATCGGCGTCGCAGCGATCCTGGGCGTGACCGGCACAGCGCTGAGCATCCAGTCGCTCATGGGGATCATCATGATGGTGGGGATCGTTGTCCAGTACAGCATCATCATGGTAGATTTCGCCAATCACCACGTCAGCCAGGGACTCATGGTCAGGGAGGCGATCATTCAATCCGCGCGTGACCGCCTCCGTCCCATTCTCATGACTTCATCGGCGGCACTTCTCGCCCTGCTGCCGATGGCTCTCGGTTTAGAGGGAGGAGAGGTGAACATGCCGCTGGCACGCGCGATTGTCGGGGGTGTTGTGGGAGCGGCGCTGATTCTCCTGGTGCTCCCTTGTCTCTATGTGACTCTCAAGCGACAACCGGCAATCGCTCAGTCGGCCCAGCAAGATTGA
- a CDS encoding efflux RND transporter periplasmic adaptor subunit, translated as MKAPPKILAILIAALSVTSHGCGRATGDVAKENVVTVATSAPNRENIRQSTKIVGHIEPWEDVIVYSKVGGYLDWIGVDRGSWVKPGELLARVSDPETERELERVTAESRAKKLVYDRLEATREQNPDMVRQLDLDRAKGEHEAAVAAQGRLEQLCSYSEIRAPFAGVVTQRWVDPGALIQIATSSQAPTARIVRMMRIDSLRVVVEVPERDAHYVRQGQTASVRVPDFSDESIEGRVARYSWAIDPMTRTMTAEIDLGNSDRRLLAGMYASVEITLEERPDALLVPSSAIEVTKEQSYVWIVTDGRAARVPVVVGNDDGINSEITGGLAGNELVVTQGRDRLREGIAVSIVENTGAAN; from the coding sequence ATGAAAGCCCCGCCGAAAATACTCGCGATTCTGATCGCCGCGCTCTCTGTCACGAGCCACGGATGCGGCCGCGCTACGGGGGATGTGGCCAAGGAGAATGTCGTCACGGTAGCCACTTCTGCTCCGAATCGTGAGAACATCCGTCAGTCCACCAAGATCGTCGGGCACATCGAGCCCTGGGAAGATGTCATCGTCTACTCCAAGGTTGGCGGTTATCTGGATTGGATCGGGGTCGATCGCGGGAGTTGGGTCAAGCCCGGAGAACTTCTGGCCCGGGTGAGTGACCCGGAGACCGAGCGTGAACTCGAACGCGTGACCGCAGAATCACGGGCCAAGAAACTCGTTTACGATCGCTTGGAGGCGACACGCGAACAGAACCCCGACATGGTGAGGCAGTTGGACCTTGATCGAGCTAAGGGCGAACACGAGGCCGCCGTCGCTGCGCAAGGACGATTGGAGCAACTGTGCTCGTACTCTGAAATCCGTGCCCCTTTCGCGGGAGTCGTCACGCAGCGCTGGGTCGATCCGGGAGCGCTCATCCAAATCGCCACGTCATCGCAAGCCCCGACGGCGAGAATTGTACGGATGATGCGTATTGACAGTCTGCGAGTCGTTGTGGAAGTACCAGAGCGTGACGCTCACTATGTCCGGCAGGGACAGACGGCATCAGTCCGCGTGCCCGATTTCTCAGATGAGTCAATCGAAGGGCGTGTGGCAAGGTACTCATGGGCGATCGATCCGATGACACGGACGATGACGGCGGAGATCGATTTGGGGAATTCCGACCGACGGCTGCTCGCGGGCATGTATGCTAGCGTCGAAATAACCCTCGAGGAACGCCCTGACGCTTTGCTCGTGCCGAGCAGCGCCATTGAAGTCACCAAAGAGCAATCCTATGTCTGGATTGTGACTGATGGAAGGGCAGCTCGCGTGCCCGTGGTGGTCGGCAACGACGACGGGATAAACTCGGAAATCACCGGGGGTTTGGCGGGGAATGAATTAGTTGTCACCCAAGGGCGCGACCGGCTTCGGGAGGGGATCGCCGTTTCCATTGTGGAGAACACAGGAGCCGCGAACTGA